The Asticcacaulis excentricus genome has a segment encoding these proteins:
- a CDS encoding transcriptional regulator, with protein sequence MTLMTVSFDTSLLTSYFNSKTRATSGTANTAAPTTATSPTGTTRAPTAPWEKGGTPEDTLVKNILSGKSFIRESAVNLDLAGASNDYKKLYTLYTGLNSLRAVAAKAQSILTGSNPDSISNKTELNTLRRRFDSGIGEVSTYVKDADYEHLDLVQGTITDKLKSSVGIARTDTAYFAKDIHSGTATSEVEAFKGDVAFDISVKRTGTTDPISVHIDLAEMGSETRSMSSVVSYINDKLKAAGLSTKFAVQRTAGGDKTVEVNGKTVKVGTNPDTFSLKIQGDSTEALTFSAAPTGDSVFVVQKTGDTDKTTKYNKETKKFETVTPKQTTGMVKFSTGGDTVSAPGDTFWTAGRSVQNDLEGAIKTVHQTVSGPDGSVYVLADVDGTTEGQTIKGTQDVALIKYDSAGNVVYARTLGAADSATGYALSVGDDGKVAIAGSVTGTLSTVTTTTSSYTVDGKTFTTTSTKEDSGTSGTNKTVADSFVTVFDSAGQEMWTKRFGSTDEDAALAVTFGSDGSVQVAGKTRSVMQGGVGSAGGWDAYIRSFDSTGKATATVQYGTSGTDQTSAVKVDGNTLYAAGVEDGNIVLRAYDISDPAKPTLTGTRNLGGLGGGQIGAIDVYNGKVYVGGSTGNDSILGGGSGATAFHGHSDAFAATVSTDFASTAGDKVVYYGGAGEEKNVKVQFTDGKVYFAGQTEGEIDGTTKIGEADAYLARMDVASGTVEWSQRYSGKDGEVDPQAMAVTTNGASVLDRLGLPSGTIEYKDSTLLTSGTSVRAGDSFYLRDAGGSQKKIMIEANDTLDTLAKKIQRAAGYKLKVTVAKVTGKAESQLVIEPQNKTSQMEIVKGPAGKDALEGLGLTEGLVRTAEDTSASSSSKKTKTDTEKLFGLKFNADVNLNSEESITAAIKTLDDALKNVRSAYRYLRYGEDTTSSDDSKKKTSSAGSAAYWNAQASNYSAALSRLTGGA encoded by the coding sequence ATGACCCTCATGACCGTGTCGTTCGATACCAGCCTGTTGACGAGTTATTTCAACTCGAAGACCCGTGCCACTTCCGGTACGGCCAATACGGCTGCGCCAACGACGGCGACCAGCCCTACGGGCACCACCCGCGCGCCAACCGCGCCGTGGGAAAAGGGCGGCACGCCGGAAGATACGCTGGTCAAGAATATCCTCTCAGGAAAAAGCTTTATTCGCGAATCGGCGGTCAATCTCGATCTGGCTGGCGCGTCGAACGACTACAAAAAGCTCTACACCCTCTATACCGGACTGAACTCCTTGCGCGCCGTGGCGGCCAAGGCGCAGTCGATTCTGACGGGGAGCAATCCCGACTCGATCAGCAACAAGACGGAACTCAATACGCTGCGCCGTCGGTTTGATTCCGGCATCGGCGAGGTCAGCACCTACGTCAAGGATGCGGATTACGAGCATCTGGACCTTGTGCAGGGGACCATTACCGACAAGCTGAAATCGAGCGTGGGCATCGCCCGCACCGATACGGCCTATTTCGCCAAGGACATCCATTCGGGCACGGCGACCAGTGAGGTTGAGGCCTTCAAGGGCGATGTGGCCTTTGACATTTCGGTCAAGCGGACGGGGACGACGGACCCGATCAGTGTTCACATCGACCTTGCGGAAATGGGCAGTGAAACCCGTTCGATGTCGAGCGTCGTCAGCTATATCAACGACAAGCTCAAAGCGGCGGGGCTTTCGACCAAGTTCGCCGTGCAGCGGACGGCGGGCGGCGACAAGACGGTTGAGGTGAATGGCAAGACCGTCAAGGTTGGCACCAATCCCGATACGTTTTCCTTGAAGATACAGGGCGATTCGACAGAGGCCCTCACCTTTAGTGCCGCGCCCACCGGGGACTCGGTTTTTGTCGTGCAGAAGACGGGCGATACCGACAAGACGACGAAATACAACAAGGAAACCAAAAAGTTCGAGACCGTCACGCCCAAGCAAACCACCGGCATGGTGAAGTTCAGCACGGGTGGCGATACGGTGTCGGCGCCCGGCGATACCTTCTGGACGGCGGGCCGCAGCGTCCAGAACGACCTTGAAGGCGCGATCAAGACCGTGCATCAGACGGTTTCCGGGCCGGATGGCTCGGTCTATGTGCTGGCCGATGTCGATGGCACCACAGAGGGTCAGACGATCAAGGGCACGCAGGACGTCGCCCTCATCAAGTACGATTCGGCCGGTAATGTCGTCTATGCCCGCACCCTGGGCGCGGCCGACAGTGCCACCGGCTACGCGCTGAGCGTCGGCGATGATGGCAAGGTCGCCATTGCCGGGTCGGTGACCGGTACGCTTTCGACCGTTACCACCACGACCTCAAGCTACACGGTGGATGGCAAGACCTTCACCACGACCTCGACCAAGGAAGACAGCGGGACGTCCGGCACCAACAAGACGGTTGCCGACAGTTTTGTCACCGTGTTTGATTCTGCCGGTCAGGAAATGTGGACCAAGCGCTTTGGGTCCACCGATGAAGATGCCGCTCTGGCGGTGACCTTCGGGTCGGATGGCTCGGTTCAGGTGGCCGGCAAGACGCGCAGCGTCATGCAGGGCGGAGTCGGTTCGGCGGGCGGCTGGGACGCCTATATCCGCAGTTTTGACTCGACCGGAAAAGCGACCGCCACGGTGCAATATGGCACCTCCGGCACCGATCAGACCAGCGCGGTCAAGGTCGATGGTAATACGCTCTACGCCGCCGGTGTGGAAGACGGCAATATCGTCCTTCGCGCCTATGACATCAGCGACCCGGCCAAACCAACCCTGACGGGCACCCGCAATCTGGGCGGTCTGGGGGGCGGGCAGATCGGCGCCATCGACGTCTATAATGGTAAGGTCTATGTCGGTGGCTCGACCGGCAATGACAGTATTCTGGGCGGCGGATCGGGTGCCACCGCCTTCCACGGGCATTCCGACGCCTTTGCCGCCACAGTCTCTACCGATTTCGCCTCCACCGCTGGCGATAAGGTCGTCTATTATGGCGGGGCAGGGGAAGAAAAGAACGTCAAGGTGCAGTTCACCGATGGCAAGGTCTATTTCGCCGGGCAGACCGAAGGCGAGATCGACGGTACGACCAAGATCGGCGAAGCCGACGCCTATCTGGCGCGCATGGACGTGGCCAGCGGCACGGTTGAATGGAGCCAGCGCTATTCGGGCAAGGACGGCGAGGTCGATCCGCAGGCCATGGCCGTCACGACCAATGGGGCCTCGGTGCTGGACAGGCTGGGCCTGCCCAGCGGCACCATCGAGTATAAGGATTCGACGCTTCTGACCTCAGGGACTTCGGTGCGCGCCGGGGACTCCTTCTATCTGCGCGATGCCGGTGGCTCGCAGAAAAAGATCATGATCGAGGCCAATGACACGTTGGACACGCTGGCCAAGAAGATCCAGCGCGCGGCGGGGTACAAGCTCAAGGTGACGGTGGCTAAGGTGACCGGCAAGGCCGAGTCGCAACTGGTTATCGAGCCGCAGAACAAGACCAGCCAGATGGAAATCGTCAAAGGTCCGGCGGGCAAGGATGCCCTCGAAGGGCTGGGGCTGACCGAAGGTCTGGTCCGCACGGCGGAGGACACCTCCGCTTCGTCTTCCTCGAAGAAGACAAAAACGGATACAGAAAAGCTGTTTGGCCTGAAGTTCAATGCCGACGTCAATCTGAACTCGGAGGAAAGCATCACGGCGGCGATCAAGACGCTGGACGATGCCCTGAAAAACGTCCGTTCCGCCTATCGTTACCTGCGCTATGGCGAAGATACAACCTCATCGGACGACAGCAAGAAGAAGACCAGTTCAGCCGGTTCGGCCGCCTACTGGAATGCCCAGGCTTCCAACTATTCTGCGGCGCTCTCCCGCTTGACAGGCGGCGCATAA
- a CDS encoding flagellin: MPTVSVNTNKTAMTALQNLNATTRKLESTQTKISTGLEVSSAKDNAALYSIAQGQRADLSSLSAVKNSLNRATSVADVTLAAGESVSDLLVQMRDKVVSAMDPSLSTASRNALNGDFRELLRQISHAVANSSFDGTNLLNGTITNGIKFIDNADGSSVVTLSSRNFSLGGTIITLSAAANVLTLTRATSALARLDASINNVNASLAALGSEAKQIEGRQNFVAKLSGAIEVGIGNLVDADLAKESARLQALQVQQQLGTQALSIANQSPQAILRLFQ, encoded by the coding sequence ATGCCGACGGTAAGCGTCAATACCAACAAGACTGCCATGACGGCGTTGCAAAATCTGAATGCAACGACCCGCAAACTGGAATCGACGCAAACCAAGATCTCCACAGGCCTTGAGGTGTCCAGCGCTAAGGACAATGCGGCCCTGTATTCGATCGCGCAGGGGCAGCGCGCTGACCTCAGCTCGCTCAGTGCGGTGAAAAACTCGCTTAACCGGGCGACATCGGTCGCTGACGTGACGCTGGCGGCCGGGGAGTCGGTCTCCGACCTTCTGGTACAGATGCGCGACAAGGTCGTTTCGGCCATGGACCCGTCGCTTTCAACGGCCTCGCGAAACGCTCTGAATGGTGATTTCCGCGAACTTCTCCGTCAGATCAGCCATGCCGTAGCCAATTCGTCTTTCGATGGCACCAACCTGCTTAACGGCACGATCACGAACGGCATTAAATTTATCGATAACGCCGATGGTAGTTCGGTTGTAACCCTGTCGTCGCGCAATTTCAGTCTGGGGGGCACGATTATCACGCTGTCGGCGGCGGCCAATGTGCTGACCCTGACCCGGGCGACGTCGGCTCTGGCCCGTCTGGATGCCTCGATCAACAACGTTAATGCCAGCCTTGCTGCGCTGGGTTCGGAAGCCAAGCAGATCGAGGGGCGTCAAAACTTCGTCGCCAAACTCTCCGGCGCTATCGAAGTCGGCATCGGCAACCTGGTTGACGCCGATCTGGCCAAGGAAAGCGCCCGCTTGCAGGCCCTTCAGGTGCAGCAACAATTGGGCACGCAGGCCCTGTCGATTGCCAACCAGTCGCCGCAGGCCATCCTCCGACTCTTCCAGTAG
- a CDS encoding flagellar protein FlaG yields MFTNAVTPPAVTDPTQVKPVEPVKPVQEVAPATSGNQTENGLSNHDRAQSQPAYMLKLTIDKDPDSGEFIYRAIDRYTGEVVRQFPQKELLEMQKSRSYKAGSIVRTDI; encoded by the coding sequence ATGTTTACGAATGCTGTAACCCCGCCCGCCGTCACCGACCCCACTCAGGTTAAGCCCGTGGAGCCGGTCAAGCCTGTTCAGGAAGTCGCTCCGGCAACCTCGGGCAACCAGACGGAAAACGGTCTGTCGAATCATGACCGGGCGCAATCTCAACCGGCCTATATGCTCAAACTGACGATAGATAAGGACCCCGACAGTGGTGAGTTCATCTATCGCGCGATTGACCGCTATACCGGCGAGGTGGTCCGCCAGTTCCCGCAAAAGGAGCTGCTGGAAATGCAAAAATCGAGAAGTTACAAAGCGGGAAGCATCGTCAGGACCGATATCTGA
- a CDS encoding flagellin, with product MALNSVNTNSGAMIALQNLNKTNADLQTTQTRINTGQKVASAKDNGAVFAIAQGQRAQVSSLNAVQESLSRNQSVVDVAISAGESVSDMLSQLKEKALAASDSSLSTASRTALNEDFKAIRDQIGKTVNNATFNGINIIKQGGSALSALANDSGGTLTVAAQNLSLTGLGINATTIGTKATASAAVATLATKIDDVSAKLAKLGTSSKSLANHANFISKLSDSIENGIGNLVDADLAKESAKLQALQTKQQLGVQALSIANQSTSTVLSLFR from the coding sequence ATGGCGCTCAATAGCGTGAATACCAACAGCGGAGCTATGATTGCTCTGCAAAACCTGAACAAGACCAACGCCGACCTGCAAACGACCCAAACCCGTATCAACACGGGCCAGAAGGTCGCCAGCGCCAAGGACAACGGCGCCGTCTTCGCCATCGCCCAAGGGCAGCGCGCTCAGGTTTCCTCGCTCAACGCGGTTCAGGAATCGCTCTCCCGTAACCAATCTGTCGTCGATGTGGCCATCTCGGCCGGCGAATCCGTTTCCGACATGCTCTCGCAGTTGAAGGAAAAGGCCCTCGCAGCGTCTGACTCCAGCTTGAGCACGGCCAGCCGCACCGCTCTGAACGAAGATTTCAAGGCGATCCGCGACCAGATCGGCAAGACCGTCAACAACGCGACGTTCAACGGCATCAACATCATCAAGCAAGGTGGCTCGGCCCTCTCGGCTCTGGCCAACGACTCCGGTGGTACGCTGACCGTTGCGGCTCAAAACCTGTCTCTGACGGGTCTGGGTATCAACGCGACGACGATCGGCACCAAGGCTACGGCTTCGGCGGCGGTTGCGACCCTCGCGACCAAGATCGACGACGTTTCGGCCAAGCTGGCGAAGCTCGGTACGTCTTCGAAGTCGCTGGCTAACCACGCCAACTTCATCAGCAAGCTGTCTGACTCGATCGAAAACGGGATCGGCAACCTTGTGGATGCCGACCTGGCGAAGGAAAGCGCGAAGCTGCAGGCCCTGCAAACCAAGCAACAGCTTGGCGTTCAGGCCCTGTCGATTGCGAACCAATCGACTTCGACGGTTCTGAGCCTGTTCCGTTAA
- a CDS encoding flagellin, with amino-acid sequence MPNMSINTNAGAMIALQNLNKTNNELQTTQTRINTGLRVASAKDNGAVYAIATRQRSDVSSLGAVTDSLDRAKSAVDVAISAGESVADMLTQMKEKALAASDTSLTTVSRQALNEDFKALRDQISKTVNNATFNGVNLIKNGATAIAPLANADGSSKLTVAAQDLSLTGSTITLSAGSAFTSAAQAKTIADAVDVSIANVSAALGRLGTSSKSLDAHAQFVSKLVDSMESGIGNLVDADLAKESAKLQALQTKQQLGVQALSIANQAPGVVTRLFQ; translated from the coding sequence ATGCCGAATATGTCGATCAATACCAATGCGGGTGCGATGATCGCCCTGCAAAACCTGAACAAAACCAACAACGAACTGCAAACCACGCAAACCCGCATCAATACAGGGTTGAGGGTTGCGAGCGCCAAGGATAACGGGGCGGTTTACGCCATCGCCACCCGCCAGCGCTCGGATGTATCTTCCCTTGGTGCGGTGACGGACTCGCTTGATCGGGCTAAATCGGCCGTCGATGTAGCGATCTCCGCCGGCGAAAGCGTTGCGGATATGTTGACCCAGATGAAGGAGAAGGCACTCGCGGCTTCGGATACGTCCCTGACCACGGTCAGTCGTCAGGCGTTGAACGAAGATTTCAAGGCGCTGCGCGATCAGATTTCGAAAACGGTGAACAATGCGACGTTCAACGGGGTCAACCTGATCAAAAACGGCGCCACGGCGATTGCTCCCCTGGCTAATGCGGACGGCTCGTCAAAGCTGACCGTGGCGGCGCAGGACCTCAGCCTGACGGGCAGCACGATCACGCTTTCGGCGGGTTCGGCCTTTACTTCGGCGGCGCAGGCAAAGACCATTGCCGATGCCGTAGATGTGTCGATTGCCAATGTGTCTGCGGCGCTTGGCCGTCTGGGGACGTCATCGAAGTCGCTGGATGCGCACGCACAGTTTGTTTCGAAGTTGGTCGACTCGATGGAATCGGGGATCGGCAACCTTGTGGACGCCGATCTGGCCAAGGAAAGTGCGAAGCTTCAGGCCTTGCAAACCAAGCAGCAGTTGGGTGTGCAGGCCTTGTCTATCGCCAATCAGGCTCCGGGTGTCGTTACCCGGCTGTTCCAGTAA
- the flaF gene encoding flagellar biosynthesis regulator FlaF: MSLQAYQKTAQRSEDPRQTEYRLFGQVTRALMEAAELDRSEVSRRMDALDWNRRLWSVLGTDCALPGNGLPETLRAQIVSLSIWVNRHTSAVMRGQEEIAPLIEVNRLIMQGLMPRQDAAPAADPAFVGTVRASLG; the protein is encoded by the coding sequence ATGTCTCTACAGGCCTATCAGAAGACGGCTCAGCGGAGTGAAGATCCGCGCCAGACGGAGTATCGTCTGTTCGGTCAGGTTACCCGCGCGCTGATGGAAGCGGCCGAGCTCGACCGGAGCGAGGTTTCCCGTCGCATGGATGCGCTCGACTGGAACCGCCGTCTGTGGTCGGTTCTGGGGACGGATTGCGCCCTGCCGGGCAATGGCCTGCCTGAAACCCTGCGCGCGCAGATCGTGTCCCTGTCAATCTGGGTCAACCGTCATACCTCGGCCGTCATGCGCGGTCAGGAAGAAATTGCGCCGCTGATCGAGGTCAATCGCCTGATCATGCAGGGCCTGATGCCGCGTCAGGACGCGGCGCCGGCTGCCGATCCGGCCTTTGTTGGCACGGTGCGGGCGTCACTCGGTTAA
- the flbT gene encoding flagellar biosynthesis repressor FlbT — MPLKLSLKPGEKFVLNGAVVQNGDRRCSLVLQNKASVLREKDIMQASEVTSPSRHIYFPVMMMYLDEAGAEKYYDEFLTRMTEFMSVIANPAILAECVVISKAIMGREYYKALMGCRKLIEYEDERLGHVSTGLSEDGSAE, encoded by the coding sequence ATGCCGCTCAAACTGTCGCTCAAGCCGGGTGAAAAATTTGTTCTCAACGGTGCCGTCGTGCAGAACGGTGACCGCCGGTGTTCGCTTGTGCTCCAGAACAAGGCCTCGGTGCTGCGTGAAAAAGACATCATGCAGGCCAGCGAGGTCACCTCTCCGTCGCGTCACATCTACTTCCCGGTGATGATGATGTACCTCGATGAGGCGGGGGCGGAAAAATACTACGACGAATTCCTGACGCGCATGACCGAATTCATGAGCGTCATCGCCAATCCGGCCATTCTGGCGGAATGTGTGGTGATCTCCAAAGCCATCATGGGGCGCGAATATTACAAGGCCCTGATGGGCTGCCGTAAGCTTATCGAGTACGAAGACGAAAGACTTGGACATGTCTCTACAGGCCTATCAGAAGACGGCTCAGCGGAGTGA
- a CDS encoding tetratricopeptide repeat protein — protein MPKKTWPIKHQAVETAAAEALEIRPAKVLATPDTVSSIAMNAAATPPGKDVLADLASTILGDSGSSAALDALMEATRYISEVRLLTLLKDSLLLVQKSDYEGATQKALEALRVNEKCGTAWHILAVCREKAGDIKSAFTCFEAALQLEEDNTGIANDLGRLAYQLDMHTQAEKLFRYVLGKNPDDFEVANNLASCLREVSRFEEAIALLTPFLEKDPSNGTLWNTLGTVVNAKGDLPTALLFFDEAVKFVPDDPKPWHNRGLILGALGEIDAAIHSLEAGIKRMVSPAQIEAAELAMAFCYFCKGDLMPGYRYYAARKGLHSLEGMKYITDVPALDLSQSLTGKSVFVTTEQGLGDEILFGTVLPDLLAEMGPEGHLTLAVERRLVPLYARSFPQATVIAHGTGKINGITVRHFPGMDTTRAYDGFVMLGDLLPRYRPNAQAFPRQKSFLTPDPARVAHWKAELDKLGPEPKIGLLWKSLVQHSRRDRYYSPFESWAPILRTPGAVFVNLQYGDVSEELRQAEREGLSIWNPPGIDLKQDLDDLAALCAAMDLIMGPSNATSNIAASVGTPIWILSPSNSWPTMGTDYYPWYGSARIFLTPTPGEWTPALEDMRQALIREVAAPVQALSSDDIRRQFQGVERALLMRDWAEAETQARALLRHVPDHIGAWQALATALDRQDRIPQALDAYQTALKHQPDSLDIAADLAQLAFRIGLYDMAERFYGLIVQRDPGHLMAVNYYAAALREQSKFDQAITLLQAYLSDYPKQSALWDTLGTILLAQGDADTALIFFNEAISLDNSLPARFNRACLWIEKGLLAEALPELELCLDRFSEPGNLRSVELSMAYAHLGLGNLQAGWQAYAARHMTGTPKEVHFDLPTGPLKPEEIAGKRLLLLAEQGLGDEVMFGTLVPDIIEKLGNGVLTLAVEKRLVPLFARAFPKARVLPHHTESRDGVITRSVPGLSGDSVDGWALMGDFLPLLRGDLEAFANKAPVFVPDPARVAFWKGELARQGSGPKVGLLWKSLISHSRRDRFYPPFESLAPLLGRKDLVLVNLQYGETVSEQIAAKAQGARFYTPPIDLLNDLGELSALCAALDVVIGPANASTQIAAATGVPTWFVMTPGSWTQLGSDHCPWYANARVFVTEEGQWGSLMQRVSEEIK, from the coding sequence ATGCCCAAAAAAACGTGGCCAATCAAACATCAGGCTGTTGAAACCGCGGCCGCAGAGGCCCTTGAGATACGCCCGGCAAAGGTTCTCGCCACGCCCGATACGGTCAGCTCTATCGCGATGAACGCCGCCGCCACGCCTCCGGGTAAGGACGTTCTGGCCGATCTGGCCTCAACGATTCTTGGGGATTCCGGGTCTTCGGCCGCCCTCGACGCACTGATGGAGGCCACACGCTACATCAGCGAGGTGCGTCTGCTCACGCTTTTGAAGGACTCGCTGCTGCTCGTCCAGAAATCCGACTATGAGGGGGCGACGCAAAAGGCGCTGGAAGCGCTGCGCGTCAATGAAAAGTGCGGCACGGCCTGGCATATTCTGGCCGTATGCCGCGAAAAGGCCGGCGACATCAAAAGCGCCTTCACCTGTTTCGAAGCCGCCCTGCAACTCGAAGAAGACAATACCGGCATCGCCAATGATCTGGGCCGTCTGGCCTATCAACTGGACATGCACACGCAGGCTGAAAAGCTGTTCCGCTATGTCCTCGGCAAAAACCCGGACGATTTTGAGGTCGCCAACAACCTCGCCTCGTGCCTGCGCGAAGTCAGCCGCTTTGAAGAGGCGATTGCGCTCCTGACGCCGTTTCTGGAGAAGGACCCGTCCAACGGCACGCTGTGGAACACGCTGGGCACGGTGGTCAATGCCAAGGGTGACCTGCCGACCGCCCTCCTCTTCTTCGACGAAGCCGTAAAATTCGTCCCGGATGACCCCAAGCCCTGGCACAATCGCGGCCTGATCCTCGGCGCTCTGGGCGAGATTGACGCGGCGATCCACAGCCTTGAGGCCGGCATCAAGCGCATGGTCTCGCCCGCCCAGATCGAGGCGGCGGAATTGGCCATGGCCTTCTGCTATTTCTGCAAGGGCGATCTGATGCCCGGCTATCGTTACTATGCGGCGCGCAAAGGCCTGCATAGCCTTGAAGGCATGAAGTATATTACCGACGTCCCGGCGCTGGATCTGTCGCAGTCCCTGACGGGCAAGTCGGTGTTCGTCACCACCGAGCAGGGGCTGGGCGACGAGATTCTGTTTGGCACGGTGCTACCCGACCTTCTGGCCGAAATGGGCCCGGAGGGGCACCTGACTCTGGCCGTGGAAAGACGCCTTGTCCCCCTCTATGCGCGCAGCTTCCCGCAGGCGACGGTGATCGCCCACGGCACGGGCAAGATCAATGGCATTACGGTGCGTCACTTCCCCGGAATGGACACCACACGCGCCTATGACGGCTTTGTCATGCTGGGCGACCTGCTGCCGCGCTACCGGCCCAATGCGCAGGCCTTTCCGCGGCAAAAAAGCTTCCTCACCCCCGATCCTGCGCGCGTCGCCCACTGGAAGGCCGAGCTGGACAAGCTGGGGCCTGAGCCCAAGATCGGCCTTTTGTGGAAAAGCCTGGTCCAGCATTCACGCCGCGACCGCTACTATTCCCCCTTTGAAAGCTGGGCCCCCATCCTGCGCACGCCCGGCGCCGTTTTTGTCAATCTTCAGTACGGCGATGTCAGTGAAGAACTGCGTCAGGCCGAACGCGAAGGCCTGAGCATCTGGAACCCGCCGGGCATCGACCTGAAGCAGGATCTGGATGATCTGGCCGCCCTGTGCGCCGCCATGGACCTGATCATGGGGCCTTCAAACGCCACCAGCAATATCGCGGCCAGCGTCGGCACCCCTATCTGGATACTCTCCCCGTCCAATAGCTGGCCCACGATGGGCACCGACTATTACCCGTGGTACGGCAGCGCCCGAATATTCCTGACGCCCACCCCCGGCGAGTGGACGCCTGCGCTAGAGGACATGCGTCAGGCCCTGATCCGTGAGGTCGCCGCCCCGGTGCAGGCCCTATCCAGTGACGATATACGCCGTCAGTTTCAGGGTGTTGAGCGCGCCCTTCTGATGCGCGACTGGGCCGAGGCCGAAACGCAGGCCCGCGCCCTTTTACGTCACGTGCCCGACCATATCGGTGCCTGGCAGGCGCTGGCCACCGCGCTTGACCGGCAGGACCGCATTCCGCAGGCCCTCGACGCCTATCAAACGGCTCTGAAGCATCAGCCGGACTCGCTCGATATCGCCGCCGATCTGGCGCAACTGGCCTTCCGCATCGGCCTTTATGACATGGCCGAACGCTTTTACGGCCTGATCGTTCAGCGCGATCCCGGTCACCTGATGGCCGTCAACTATTACGCTGCGGCGCTGCGCGAACAGTCGAAGTTCGATCAGGCCATCACGCTTCTTCAGGCCTATCTGAGCGACTATCCGAAGCAAAGCGCCCTGTGGGATACGCTCGGCACCATCCTGCTGGCGCAGGGCGATGCCGACACGGCGCTGATCTTCTTCAACGAAGCCATCTCGCTGGACAACAGCCTGCCGGCGCGCTTCAACCGCGCCTGCCTGTGGATCGAGAAAGGTCTGCTGGCCGAGGCCCTGCCGGAGCTGGAACTGTGTCTGGATCGTTTCTCCGAGCCCGGCAATCTGCGTTCGGTCGAACTGAGCATGGCCTATGCCCATCTGGGCCTTGGCAATCTCCAGGCCGGGTGGCAGGCCTATGCGGCGCGCCATATGACCGGCACGCCGAAAGAGGTGCATTTCGACCTGCCCACAGGCCCGCTCAAGCCCGAAGAGATTGCCGGCAAGCGTCTGTTATTGCTGGCCGAACAGGGGCTGGGCGACGAGGTCATGTTCGGGACTCTGGTGCCCGATATTATCGAAAAGCTGGGCAACGGGGTTTTGACCTTAGCCGTTGAAAAGCGCCTCGTGCCGCTGTTTGCCCGCGCCTTCCCCAAGGCCCGCGTTCTGCCGCATCACACCGAAAGCCGTGACGGCGTCATTACCCGCAGCGTGCCGGGCCTGTCGGGCGACAGCGTGGACGGCTGGGCGCTGATGGGGGATTTCCTGCCGCTGTTGCGCGGCGATCTGGAGGCCTTTGCCAATAAAGCGCCGGTGTTCGTGCCTGACCCGGCGCGCGTCGCTTTCTGGAAAGGCGAACTGGCCAGACAGGGCAGCGGCCCGAAGGTTGGCCTGCTATGGAAAAGCCTGATCAGCCATTCCCGTCGCGACCGCTTCTATCCGCCTTTTGAGTCCCTCGCACCGCTGCTGGGGCGCAAGGACCTCGTCCTCGTCAACCTGCAATATGGCGAGACGGTCAGCGAACAGATCGCCGCCAAGGCGCAAGGCGCGCGCTTCTACACCCCGCCCATCGACCTGCTGAACGATCTGGGTGAGCTGAGTGCCCTGTGCGCGGCGCTGGACGTGGTCATCGGCCCCGCCAATGCAAGCACGCAGATCGCCGCGGCGACCGGTGTGCCGACCTGGTTCGTCATGACGCCCGGCTCGTGGACCCAATTGGGGAGCGACCATTGCCCGTGGTACGCCAATGCCCGCGTCTTCGTCACCGAGGAGGGGCAGTGGGGGTCGCTCATGCAACGGGTGTCGGAAGAGATCAAATAA
- a CDS encoding universal stress protein — MTDSPLTAGGAWARVSVPVSGATSEETAIAIAADIARAFGGQLSFLFAPPDPAELAPWLGEGFMGTVQMAAMDGLKSAAEEAEAVARDAYNDTAYEHKLFLPLKSPVWQCLATETRLSDIVVFGDESARGRGLLSEAFQQVLMEERAGVFIARQPFAVGGTALVAWDGKEPSSRAARRAVPLLKKASKVVVAGAPVGENPADLGKLARYYMLHGLNVEVDILPKSNDLISTLVEANQRHQAQYMVAGAFGRSRLREFAFGGTTRALLHNTNLNLYMAH; from the coding sequence ATGACTGACTCCCCCCTCACTGCCGGTGGCGCGTGGGCGCGCGTATCGGTGCCGGTATCGGGTGCCACCTCGGAAGAGACGGCGATTGCCATTGCCGCCGATATTGCCCGTGCCTTTGGCGGGCAACTGAGTTTCCTGTTTGCGCCGCCCGATCCGGCCGAACTGGCCCCGTGGCTGGGCGAAGGCTTTATGGGCACGGTGCAGATGGCGGCCATGGACGGGCTGAAATCCGCCGCCGAAGAGGCCGAAGCCGTGGCGCGCGACGCCTATAACGACACCGCCTATGAACACAAACTGTTCCTGCCGTTGAAATCGCCGGTGTGGCAGTGTCTGGCGACGGAAACGCGCCTGTCGGACATTGTGGTCTTCGGCGATGAAAGCGCGCGCGGGCGTGGCCTGTTGTCCGAGGCGTTTCAGCAGGTACTGATGGAAGAACGCGCCGGGGTATTTATCGCCCGTCAGCCCTTTGCGGTGGGGGGGACGGCTCTGGTGGCGTGGGACGGCAAGGAGCCGTCGTCACGCGCCGCGCGTCGCGCCGTGCCTCTGCTGAAAAAAGCGTCGAAGGTGGTGGTGGCCGGGGCTCCGGTCGGGGAAAATCCGGCCGATCTGGGCAAGCTGGCGCGCTACTACATGCTGCACGGCCTCAATGTCGAGGTTGATATCCTGCCCAAAAGTAACGACCTGATCAGCACGCTGGTCGAGGCCAATCAGCGGCATCAGGCGCAGTATATGGTCGCCGGGGCCTTCGGGCGGTCGCGGCTGCGTGAGTTCGCCTTTGGCGGCACGACGCGCGCGCTGTTGCACAACACCAATCTGAACCTGTATATGGCGCATTAA